A genomic segment from Rhodospirillum centenum SW encodes:
- a CDS encoding 3-deoxy-D-manno-octulosonic acid transferase has protein sequence MLETLYRGLTHLAGPAVRRLLDRRAARGKEDPARRAERLGEPTLPRPAGRLVWLHAASVGESLAILPLVERLLAADAGAHALVTTGTVTSAALMAKRLPRRAVHQYVPVDLPGACRQFLDHWQPDLVLWVESEFWPNLLGEVRRRRLPCALVNARLSETSFRGWRRFPGAARRLLSGFRLALAQTDAEAARLRALGIADVRAVGNLKYSAEPLPADAGALASLREAVGGRPVWVFASSHAGEEEIAAEAHARLAGALPDLLTVLVPRHPERGPEIAARLAGRGLAVARRAAQQSITPRTQVYVADTLGELGLFFRLAPVAAVGGSFVGIGGHNPIEPALLGSAVLYGPCMTNFAAIADELEAEGGALRVADAAALAREVGRLLADGPARSARTAAAAAVAERNRRAVDRVLAALAPLLDEAGFTRTAA, from the coding sequence ATGTTGGAAACCCTCTACCGTGGCCTGACCCATCTGGCCGGGCCCGCCGTGCGGCGGCTGCTCGACCGGCGTGCCGCCCGCGGCAAGGAGGACCCGGCCCGCCGGGCCGAGCGGCTGGGTGAGCCCACCCTGCCCCGGCCGGCCGGCCGGCTGGTCTGGCTGCACGCCGCCAGCGTCGGTGAGTCCCTGGCGATCCTGCCCCTGGTGGAGCGGCTGCTGGCCGCCGACGCCGGGGCGCACGCCCTGGTCACCACCGGCACCGTCACCTCCGCCGCGCTGATGGCGAAGCGGCTGCCGCGCCGCGCCGTCCACCAGTACGTGCCGGTGGACCTGCCCGGCGCCTGCCGGCAGTTCCTGGATCACTGGCAGCCCGATCTGGTGCTGTGGGTGGAGTCGGAGTTCTGGCCCAACCTGCTGGGCGAAGTGCGTCGCCGCCGGCTGCCCTGCGCCCTGGTCAACGCGCGCCTGAGCGAGACCAGCTTCCGCGGCTGGCGCCGCTTCCCCGGTGCCGCGCGCCGGCTGCTGTCCGGCTTCCGGCTGGCGCTGGCGCAGACGGACGCCGAGGCGGCGCGGCTGCGTGCGCTGGGCATTGCCGACGTCCGCGCCGTCGGCAACCTGAAATACTCGGCCGAGCCGCTGCCGGCCGATGCGGGCGCGCTGGCGTCCCTGCGCGAGGCGGTGGGCGGACGCCCGGTCTGGGTCTTCGCCAGCAGCCATGCCGGGGAGGAGGAGATCGCGGCCGAGGCGCACGCGCGGCTGGCCGGGGCCCTGCCGGACCTGCTGACGGTGCTGGTGCCGCGCCACCCCGAGCGGGGGCCGGAGATCGCCGCCCGGCTGGCCGGACGGGGCCTCGCGGTGGCCCGGCGCGCGGCGCAACAGTCGATCACCCCGCGCACCCAGGTCTATGTCGCGGACACGCTGGGCGAGCTGGGCCTGTTCTTCCGGCTGGCGCCGGTCGCGGCGGTCGGCGGTTCCTTCGTCGGGATCGGCGGCCACAACCCGATCGAGCCGGCCCTGCTGGGCTCGGCCGTGCTGTACGGCCCCTGCATGACCAACTTCGCCGCCATCGCGGACGAGCTGGAGGCCGAAGGCGGCGCCCTGCGGGTGGCCGACGCGGCCGCCCTGGCGCGGGAGGTCGGCCGCCTGCTGGCCGACGGACCCGCCCGCAGTGCCAGGACGGCGGCAGCCGCGGCGGTGGCGGAGCGCAACCGGCGTGCCGTGGACCGGGTGCTGGCGGCACTGGCGCCGCTGCTGGACGAGGCCGGCTTCACCCGGACCGCGGCATGA
- a CDS encoding lipid A biosynthesis lauroyl acyltransferase gives MAKRSNARRRWNRLVGYRLEAAGLALLLGLLRLLSLDAASALGGRLAGMLGPRLGASRRMRRAIARSFPDMPETEREAVLAGAWENFGRTMAEYAHLDTLARDWDRRVEMSGGEHLSALAADGRPGIAITGHFANWELAGMACARHGVDLTFVFREPNNPYAARRLAAARAALGGTMVPKGRAAAKGLLTAMRSGGHVGLLVDQKLNEGIPVPFLGRDAMTGTVMADLALRFDAPVVPVRVTRLKGARFRVEAMPPLVFPRSGDMQADVAAAMAQVNALMGDWVRAAPGQWLWQHRRWPD, from the coding sequence ATGGCCAAGCGCAGTAACGCCAGGCGCCGCTGGAACCGGCTGGTCGGTTACCGACTGGAGGCCGCGGGCCTCGCCCTGCTGTTGGGACTGCTGCGGCTCTTGTCGCTGGACGCCGCCTCGGCCCTCGGCGGCCGGCTGGCCGGCATGCTGGGGCCGAGGCTGGGCGCCTCCCGCCGGATGCGGCGCGCCATCGCCCGCAGCTTCCCCGACATGCCGGAGACGGAGCGGGAGGCGGTGCTGGCCGGTGCCTGGGAGAATTTCGGCCGCACCATGGCCGAGTACGCGCACCTGGACACCCTGGCCCGCGACTGGGACCGGCGGGTGGAGATGTCGGGAGGGGAGCACCTGTCGGCGCTGGCCGCGGACGGCCGTCCCGGCATCGCCATCACCGGGCATTTCGCCAACTGGGAACTGGCGGGCATGGCCTGTGCCCGCCACGGCGTCGACCTGACCTTCGTCTTCCGCGAGCCGAACAACCCCTATGCCGCCCGCCGGCTGGCGGCGGCGCGGGCGGCCCTGGGCGGCACCATGGTGCCGAAGGGCCGGGCGGCCGCGAAGGGCCTGCTGACCGCCATGCGCAGCGGCGGGCATGTCGGGCTGCTGGTGGACCAGAAACTGAACGAGGGCATTCCCGTTCCCTTCCTGGGCCGCGACGCCATGACCGGCACCGTGATGGCGGACCTCGCCCTGCGCTTCGATGCGCCGGTGGTGCCGGTCCGCGTCACCCGGCTGAAGGGGGCCCGGTTCCGGGTGGAGGCGATGCCGCCGCTGGTCTTCCCGCGCAGCGGTGACATGCAGGCCGATGTGGCCGCCGCCATGGCGCAGGTCAACGCCCTGATGGGAGACTGGGTGCGCGCGGCCCCCGGCCAGTGGCTCTGGCAGCACCGGCGCTGGCCGGACTGA
- the lpxK gene encoding tetraacyldisaccharide 4'-kinase — protein MKAPAFWYAPPGTARPLLSALLTPAALAWTAATRRRLSGTRPWHAPVPVICVGNLVAGGAGKTPVVLDLLSRLRRGGLDAHALSRGHGGRLPGPLRVDPARHTAAEVGDEPLLLAAAAPAWIARDRAAGARAAADAGAGVLVLDDGFQNPGIAKDLSLLVVDGDAGFGNGRVIPAGPLREPVADGLARAQAVLLLGEDRRGTADLCRGRLPVLRGRLVPDPQAAADLEGRRVLAFAGIGRPEKLFRTLEALGADVVARLPFPDHHPFTAAELRALLDRAAALDALPVTTQKDLVRLPAELRGQVRALPVSIAWEEPDTLDRLLAPLLSGKDDHGQAQ, from the coding sequence ATGAAGGCACCCGCCTTCTGGTACGCCCCGCCGGGCACGGCCCGGCCCCTGCTGTCGGCGCTGCTGACCCCGGCAGCGCTCGCCTGGACGGCGGCGACCCGCCGGCGCCTGTCCGGCACCCGTCCCTGGCACGCGCCGGTGCCGGTGATCTGCGTCGGCAACCTGGTCGCCGGCGGGGCCGGCAAGACGCCCGTCGTGCTGGACCTGCTGTCCCGTCTGCGCCGCGGCGGGCTGGACGCGCATGCGCTGAGCCGCGGCCATGGCGGGCGCCTGCCCGGCCCGCTGCGGGTCGATCCCGCCCGCCACACGGCGGCGGAGGTGGGCGACGAGCCGCTGCTGCTGGCCGCGGCCGCCCCGGCCTGGATCGCGCGGGACCGCGCGGCCGGCGCCCGCGCCGCGGCCGACGCCGGGGCCGGCGTCCTGGTGCTGGACGACGGCTTCCAGAACCCGGGGATCGCCAAGGATCTGTCGCTGCTGGTGGTGGACGGGGACGCCGGGTTCGGCAACGGCCGCGTCATCCCCGCCGGCCCCCTGCGCGAGCCGGTGGCCGACGGGCTGGCCCGGGCGCAGGCGGTGCTGCTGCTGGGCGAGGACCGCCGCGGCACGGCCGACCTCTGCCGCGGCCGGCTGCCGGTGCTGCGCGGCCGGCTGGTGCCCGACCCGCAGGCCGCGGCCGACCTGGAAGGGCGACGGGTGCTGGCCTTCGCCGGGATCGGCCGGCCGGAGAAGCTCTTCCGCACGCTGGAGGCGCTGGGGGCGGACGTCGTGGCCCGGCTGCCCTTCCCCGACCATCACCCCTTCACGGCGGCGGAGCTGCGTGCCCTGCTGGACCGGGCGGCGGCGCTGGACGCCCTGCCCGTGACGACGCAGAAGGATCTGGTGCGCCTCCCGGCGGAGCTGCGCGGGCAGGTCCGCGCCCTGCCCGTCAGCATCGCCTGGGAGGAGCCGGACACGCTGGACCGGCTGCTCGCCCCCCTGCTTTCCGGAAAGGATGACCATGGCCAAGCGCAGTAA
- a CDS encoding carotenoid oxygenase family protein, protein MRDYRLGFQSLGEELSDVVLPVEGRLPDWLEGVLLRAGPALFEVEGRSYRHWFDGLGMLYRFGIGGGRVLYSNRLVRSRGYCDAMREGRIVHGEFATPPDHGPLGRIKELMRRLAASNNANVNVQRTATGTYALTETPDRVRFDPETLETLGTEPYADGIPGQVTTAHPLWDPERREWVNYLIHFGRRCSYRILTQGEADTGRRELATVQTDAPAYMHSFGLTDRFVILFESPFRVSPLTLLLSGEPFIANYRWRQGLPMRFHLIDRRDGSVRTLEAPPAFSFHQINAFDRPGEVVIDLCVYRDAEVIGEMTLSRLCGPHAANPLAAGRLVRYRLPLNGKEAVCEPLWDGALELPRIREDRDARRDYTVAWGVGATMADSGFLDSLIRFDPRAGRPTARWHEPGTWPGEPVIVPAPDGTGAVLLSLVLDGATGRSFLLVLEAGTLDELARAWLPHPAPFGFHGQFYPAGA, encoded by the coding sequence ATGCGGGATTACAGGTTGGGCTTTCAGAGCCTTGGTGAGGAACTGTCCGACGTCGTGCTGCCTGTGGAAGGCCGCCTTCCTGACTGGCTGGAGGGGGTGCTGCTGCGCGCCGGCCCGGCCCTGTTCGAGGTGGAGGGGCGGTCCTACCGGCACTGGTTCGACGGGCTGGGCATGCTCTACCGCTTCGGCATCGGCGGCGGGCGCGTCCTCTACAGCAACCGGCTGGTCCGCAGCCGTGGCTACTGCGATGCCATGCGGGAGGGCCGCATCGTCCATGGCGAGTTCGCCACCCCGCCCGATCACGGCCCGCTGGGCCGGATCAAGGAGCTGATGCGGCGGCTGGCGGCTTCGAACAACGCCAACGTCAACGTCCAGCGCACCGCCACCGGCACCTATGCCCTGACGGAGACCCCGGACCGCGTGCGCTTCGATCCGGAGACGCTGGAGACGCTGGGCACCGAACCCTATGCCGACGGCATCCCCGGCCAGGTCACGACCGCCCACCCGCTCTGGGACCCGGAGCGGCGGGAATGGGTCAACTACCTGATCCATTTCGGCCGGCGCTGCTCCTACCGCATCCTGACGCAGGGCGAGGCGGACACAGGACGGCGCGAACTGGCGACGGTGCAGACCGATGCCCCCGCCTACATGCACAGCTTCGGGCTGACCGACCGCTTCGTCATCCTGTTCGAGTCGCCCTTCCGGGTCAGTCCGCTGACCCTGCTGCTGTCGGGCGAGCCCTTCATCGCCAACTACCGCTGGCGGCAGGGGCTGCCGATGCGCTTCCACCTGATCGACCGGCGCGACGGCAGCGTCCGCACGCTGGAGGCGCCGCCGGCCTTCTCCTTCCATCAGATCAACGCCTTCGACCGGCCGGGCGAGGTGGTGATCGACCTCTGCGTCTACCGCGATGCCGAGGTGATCGGGGAGATGACCCTCAGCCGGCTCTGCGGTCCGCACGCGGCCAACCCGCTGGCCGCCGGCCGGCTGGTCCGCTACCGGCTGCCGCTGAACGGCAAGGAGGCGGTGTGCGAGCCGCTCTGGGACGGTGCGCTGGAACTGCCCCGCATCCGTGAGGACCGTGACGCGCGGCGCGACTACACGGTCGCCTGGGGCGTCGGTGCGACGATGGCCGATTCGGGCTTCCTGGACAGCCTGATCCGGTTCGATCCGCGCGCCGGCCGCCCGACCGCCCGCTGGCATGAGCCCGGCACCTGGCCCGGGGAGCCGGTGATCGTGCCGGCCCCGGACGGCACGGGTGCCGTTCTCCTGTCCCTGGTGCTGGACGGCGCTACCGGCCGCTCCTTCCTCCTGGTGCTGGAAGCCGGAACGCTGGACGAGCTGGCCCGGGCCTGGCTGCCGCACCCGGCCCCCTTCGGCTTCCACGGGCAGTTCTATCCGGCCGGGGCGTGA
- a CDS encoding cupin domain-containing protein produces MPVPPVVSFQDPLPDAESYRPDAAKVLAGDPVQQVANVFSSADGRFNCGVWSGEPGKWRVSFSENEFCRLLEGVLIVTADDGPARTFRAGDAFVMPAGFEGTWEVVERATKLYAVYE; encoded by the coding sequence ATGCCCGTCCCGCCCGTCGTGAGCTTCCAGGACCCGCTGCCCGACGCCGAGAGCTACCGTCCCGATGCCGCGAAAGTACTGGCCGGGGACCCGGTGCAGCAGGTGGCGAACGTCTTCAGCAGTGCGGACGGCCGTTTCAACTGCGGCGTCTGGTCGGGCGAACCCGGCAAGTGGCGGGTGAGCTTCAGCGAGAACGAGTTCTGCCGCCTGCTGGAAGGCGTGCTGATCGTGACCGCCGACGACGGCCCTGCCCGCACCTTCCGCGCCGGTGACGCCTTCGTCATGCCCGCCGGCTTCGAGGGCACCTGGGAGGTGGTGGAGCGGGCGACCAAGCTCTACGCCGTCTACGAATAG